Proteins from a single region of Phyllopteryx taeniolatus isolate TA_2022b chromosome 10, UOR_Ptae_1.2, whole genome shotgun sequence:
- the ankhd1 gene encoding ankyrin repeat and KH domain-containing protein 1 isoform X2, which yields MQDAVAGTAMLTDGFEDEIDSVTPRSPVAGMGVGATPGGVGLGGIGIGVGGKKVRLYGEPGGPSAERLDFKLAAAAVLSSGPGSGSDEDEVSEVESFILDQEDLDNPIMKTASELLLSSATDGVDLRTVDPETQARLEALLEAAGIGKLSTADGKAFADPEVLRRLTSSVSCALDEAAAALTRMRAENTLNAGQADNLVIFSRSLAEACSDGDVNAVRKLLDEGRSVNEHTEEGESLLCLACSAGYYELAQVLLAMHANVEDRGIKGDITPLMAAASGGYVDIVKLLLVHGADVNAQSSTGNTALTYACAGGFVDVVKVLLKEGANIEDHNENGHTPLMEAASAGHVEVARVLLEYGAGINTHSNEFKESALTLACYKGHLDMVRFLLEAGADQEHKTDEMHTALMEACMSQDGHVEVARLLLDSGAQVNMPADSFESPLTLAACGGHVELAALLIERGANLEEVNDEGYTPLMEAAREGHEEMVALLLAQGANINAQTEETQETALTLACCGGFLEVADFLIKAGADIELGCSTPLMEAAQEGHLELVKYLLAAGANVHATTATGDTALTYACENGHTDVADVLLQAGANLEHESEGGRTPLMKAARAGHLCTVQFLISKGANVNRATANNDHTVVSLACAGGHLAVVELLLAHGADPTHRLKDGSTMLIEAAKGGHTNVVSYLLDYPNNILSVPAPDLSQLTPPSQDASQVPRVPFQALAMVVPPQEPDRAPSNIATHPPVSSKGSSKQRQAALQPSVPNSVGRGPEAESLPPFHLCQPLECIVEETEGKLNELGQRISAIEKAQLQSLELIQGEPLTKDKIEELKKSREEQVQKKKKILKELQKVERQLQLKTQQQFTKEYMEAKGLKEEQEAGQSQGPGPGPGSTSSLPGSLPLMPADLVRSSSDTDEEANKDGEQDELPGEDEEEDEEDDEEDDDDDDDDDEEEEEEEEEVSEDEADGEEDDYTKLPQVDTILYRDGPQPPQQPPLPLSPQPPPPPLHAAFVPVQPLPDYNPADYPGSTSPDLQRVLVGQQMLGQQQQGQGQQLSGLGPAIIPQQAPDGLMVATPAQTLTDTLDDIMAVSSRVPMLNTTTSPTPLSQPPTQTTANISSPPSVLPLYPSVDIDAHTESNHDTALTLACAGGHEELVSVLIARGANIEHRDKKGFTPLILAATAGHVGVVEVLLDKGGDIEAQSERTKDTPLSLACSGGRQEVVELLLLRGANKEHRNVSDYTPLSLAASGGYVNIIKILLNAGAEINSRTGSKLGISPLMLAAMNGHVPAVKLLLDMGSDINAQIETNRNTALTLACFQGRAEVVSLLLDRKANVEHRAKTGLTPLMEAASGGYAEVGRVLLDKGADVNAPPVPSSRDTALTIAADKGHYKFCELLINRGAHIDVRNKKGNTPLWLAANGGHFDVVQLLVHASADVDAADNRKITPLMAAYRKGHVKVVQYLVKEVNQFPSDIECMRYIATIADKELLKKCHQCMETIVKAKDQQAAEANKNASILLKELDLEKSREESKKQALAAKREKRKEKRKKKKEEQKRKLEEEEGQKIKEDSLDMQELKEESAEESEVPIEPPSATTTTTIGISATSATFTTAFGKKRASVATTPSTNRKNKKNKTKDLPNEPIILQDPQVALAQHKADKNKIHGEPRGGGGGVTGGNSDSDPLDSTDCASESSSSGGKSQELNYLPDLTSSASSSSSSSSSSSAPSSGATQAQTLLVCPEKRHCPQPQNEGKMDKVTVSISKPTQKAPDMNESTSNSLPSPFKTMALPVTSPNSKLSLTSPKRGQKREEGWKEVVRRSKKLSVPASVVSRIMGRGGCNITAIQDVTGAHIDVDKQKDKNGERMITIRGGTESTRYAVQLINALIQDPAKELEDLIPRNHIRVPGSKASSASFGSSTGGGSGSNSGPKSLSSLVASTGVSFQPSSSSSSSSSQAGGKMGKGLSSNVRQPFPVSLPLAYAHPQLALLAAQTMHQIRHPRLPMAQFGGTFSPAATTWGPFPVRPVSPGSTNSSPKHNGGNAAGPARPSSTPSEHSNTASSAVCTNTATTSASGSSAVSSSPHTPNATPYNPQPSIPTPSSVRKQLFAPDPKSAVVTSVSVAATAPSSSNAVRGTGSPAHHNSSTAPVNTSQQQVGCISQAHIQQVKTEPSAVMTPGKEKPPQHAENQPVSVSDRIASAGFTAATIALPPKPEPRQQLPPPSSSISSTPPPALLNTQPNSHLTSVPPPVLSHNVAHPNNTLPHFSAPAPRVSHRMQPSGPYYSLPEQQQMQTQQQSQSVFVPFNPQQEPVKQTQNQASQSTSLPLQAQSQAQGSLHVSANLGLMNGSQIQHVANAGKQMPPNFGPAGLFNFSSIFDNNNQVGNNQVWGACHLPARSPPEPSYSAPPAYVNVGQMESMIPPPPPDNSKAPGYRSASQRMVNSPIALTSYATSISGSPVYLHGHTGVGTPSFSRQHFSPHPWSASTSGRSHKTALCESPVPPPSTASTSTLTTSAVAPPSQPKQGASSQQDRKVPPPIGTERLARIRQTGSVNPPLLTTSYTASVGQGGIWSFGVGSASEGMSGWSQPLMSSHMMHPQLQADQSAFSQHQPMEQDDTGIANPANNFHQPQHMPSTYMDFPKGMPMSMYGGTMLPPHPPMAEGPGGPMYNGLHASDPAWSPIIKVVPNNADNTDPQQQMWPGTWAPHVGNVHLNHVN from the exons GCATTGGTAAACTTTCCACTGCCGATGGTAAAGCTTTTGCAGACCCTGAGGTGCTGCGACGACTGACGTCATCTGTGAGTTGTGCCCTGGATGAGGCTGCAGCTGCGCTGACACGTATGAGGGCCGAAAACACACTCAACGCTGGCCAAGCTGACAA TCTGGTTATTTTCAGTCGTAGTTTAGCGGAGGCGTGCTCGGATGGTGATGTCAATGCTGTGCGCAAACTGCTGGATGAGGGGCGAAGTGTCAACGAACACACAGAGGAAGGGGAAAGCCTGCTATGTCTAGCGTGCTCGGCTGGCTATTATGAACTTGCACAG GTCTTGTTGGCCATGCATGCTAATGTGGAGGACCGGGGCATAAAAGGGGATATAACGCCACTCATGGCCGCAGCTAGTGGAGGCTATGTGGACATTGTCAAGCTGCTTCTGGTACACGGAGCAGATGTAAATGCACAGTCCTCCACAG GAAACACAGCTCTGACGTACGCATGTGCTGGCGGCTTTGTGGATGTGGTGAAGGTGCTACTCAAAGAGGGTGCTAACATCGAGGACCACAATGAAAACGGACACACACCTTTAATGGAGGCAGCCAGTGCTGGCCACGTCGAGGTGGCTAGGGTACTCCTAGAGTATGGTGCTGGCATTAACACGCACTCAAATGAGTTCAAAGAGAGTGCTCTCACACTAGCCTGCTACAAAG GTCACTTGGATATGGTGCGTTTTCTGTTGGAGGCTGGAGCAGACCAGGAACATAAGACTGATGAGATGCACACAGCACTGATGGAGGCCTGCATG TCCCAGGATGGCCATGTGGAGGTGGCACGGCTGCTGTTGGACAGCGGTGCGCAGGTCAACATGCCAGCGGATTCTTTTGAGTCGCCTCTTACCCTCGCAGCTTGCGGAGGACACGTGGAGCTGGCAGCCTTGCTCATAGAGAGGGGAGCAAACTTGGAAGAG GTTAATGATGAGGGCTACACTCCCTTAATGGAAGCAGCAAGAGAAGGCCATGAAGAGATGGTTGCACTTCTGCTTGCACAAG GTGCCAACATCAATGCCCAGACAGAAGAGACACAGGAGACGGCGCTTACTCTAGCATGTTGCGGAGGCTTCTTGGAAGTGGCCGACTTCCTTATCAAAGCAGGGGCTGACATTGAGTTGGGCTGTTCCACTCCCCTCATGGAAGCGGCACAAGAAGGCCATCTGGAATTGGTCAAATATCTACTGGCGGCAG GGGCTAACGTTCATGCCACCACAGCAACTGGTGATACAGCGCTGACATACGCGTGTGAAAATGGTCACACGGATGTTGCAGATGTGCTGCTGCAGGCTGGAGCCAATTTG GAACATGAGTCTGAAGGGGGGCGGACTCCCTTAATGAAGGCAGCAAGAGCGGGGCATCTCTGCACAGTACAGTTCCTTATCAGCAAAG GTGCTAATGTGAACAGAGCTACTGCCAATAATGATCACACAGTGGTGTCTTTGGCCTGTGCTGGAGGACATCTGGCTGTTGTGGAGTTGCTGCTGGCACATGGGGCGGACCCTACACACAGACTCAAA GATGGCTCGACCATGTTGATTGaagctgctaagggtggccacACCAATGTTGTGTCCTACCTGTTGGACTATCCTAACAACATCCTTTCTGTCCCAGCCCCTGATCTCTCCCAGCTCACTCCCCCCTCGCAAGATGCTTCTCAG GTTCCGCGTGTCCCATTCCAAGCTCTCGCTATGGTGGTTCCCCCTCAGGAGCCTGATCGAGCTCCATCAAACATTGCAACACACCCCCCTGTCTCGAGCAAAG GTTCGTCAAAGCAGAGACAGGCAGCACTTCAGCCCAGCGTCCCCAACTCAGTTGGCCGGGGGCCTGAAGCAGAGTCTCTGCCACCCTTCCACCTGTGCCAACCTCTTGAGTGCATTGTGGAGGAGACTGAGGGAAAGTTGAACGAGCTAGGTCAGCGGATTAGCGCTATTGAAAAAGCCCAGCTTCAGTCGCTAGAACTCATCCAAGGGGAGCCACTCACCAAAGATAAAATCGAGGAGCTGAAGAAGAGTCGAGAGGAGCAG GttcagaagaaaaagaaaatcttgaaggagctgcagaagGTGGAACGCCAGTTGCagctaaaaacacaacaacagttCACCAAAGAATACATGGAGGCCAAGGGCTTaaaggaggagcaggaggctGGACAGAGCCAAGGCCCAGGCCCAGGGCCTGGAAGTACCTCGTCTCTTCCTGGGTCCCTTCCTCTCATGCCAGCTGACCTTGTACGCTCCAGCTCCGACACAGATGAAGAGGCAAACAAAGATGGGGAGCAAGATGAGCTGCCTggagaggatgaggaagag gatgaggaagatgatgaggaagatgatgatgatgatgatgatgacgatgaggaggaagaggaggaagaggaagaagtttCAGAAGATGAGGCAGATGGAGAAGAGGACGATTACACCAAGCTTCCTCAAGTGGACACAATCCTCTACAGAGATGGGCCACAGCCCCCACAACAGCCTCCACTGCCCCTCTCACCACAGCCACCGCCCCCACCTCTCCATGCGGCCTTTGTTCCTGTCCAGCCTCTGCCGGACTACAACCCAGCAGATTACCCAGGAAGTACCAGTCCCGACCTCCAAAGGGTGCTGGTAGGACAGCAGATGCTGGGCCAACAGCAGCAGGGTCAAGGTCAACAGTTGTCTGGGTTAGGTCCTGCAATAATACCTCAGCAGGCCCCAGATGGACTCATGGTTGCTACACCTGCACAGACGCTCACAGATACGCTGGATGACATCATGGCAG TGAGCAGCCGTGTGCCCATGCTGAACACAACCACTTCACCCACTCCCTTGTCCCAACCACCCACACAGACGACTGCCAACATCTCCTCGCCACCATCTGTGCTACCCCTCTACCCCTCTGTTGACATTGATGCACAT ACGGAGAGTAACCATGACACCGCACTGACGTTGGCCTGTGCTGGAGGACACGAGGAGCTCGTGTCTGTCCTAATTGCACGGGGAGCCAACATTGAGCACCGTGACAAAAaag GTTTTACCCCTCTCATCCTGGCTGCCACTGCTGGCCATGTTGGAGTTGTGGAAGTGCTCCTCGACAAAGGGGGTGACATTGAGGCCCAGTCTGAGAGAACCAAAGACACACCTCTCTCCTTGGCCTGCTCAGGGGGACGACAAGAG GTTGTTGAGTTGCTGCTGCTACGGGGAGCCAATAAGGAACACCGCAATGTTTCCGACTACACACCTTTGAGCCTTGCAGCCTCTGGGGGTTATGTCAACATCATCAAGATACTCCTCAATGCTGGAGCTGAAATCAACTCCAG GACTGGCAGCAAACTAGGAATCTCTCCTCTGATGCTGGCAGCAATGAATGGTCACGTACCCGCAGTGAAGTTGTTGCTGGATATGGGCTCAGACATCAATGCCCAAATTGAGACCAACAGAAACACAGCTCTGACCCTAGCCTGTTTCCAAGGACGGGCTGAGGTTGTTAGTCTGCTGCTCGATCGGAAGGCCAATGTTGAACACCGTGCTAAG ACTGGGCTCACTCCTCTGATGGAAGCAGCCTCAGGAGGCTATGCCGAGGTGGGCCGTGTGCTGCTGGATAAAGGCGCTGATGTAAATGCTCCACCTGTTCCCTCATCCAGGGACACTGCGCTTACCATCGCTGCTGACAAGGGTCACTACAAGTTCTGTGAGCTGCTTATCAATAG GGGTGCCCATATTGATGTACGTAACAAGAAAGGAAATACGCCTCTTTGGCTGGCAGCAAATGGCGGCCATTTTGACGTGGTCCAGCTCTTGGTGCATGCAAGTGCTGATGTGGATGCAGCTGACAACCGCAAAATTACCCCGCTCATGGCTGCTTATCGCAAG GGTCATGTAAAAGTGGTGCAATACCTTGTCAAGGAAGTCAACCAATTCCCATCAGATATTGAATGCATGAGATACATAGCCACCATTGCTGACAAG GAGCTTTTGAAGAAGTGCCACCAGTGCATGGAGACTATCGTCAAAGCCAAAGACCAACAGGCAGCGGAGGCCAACAAAAACGCAAGCATTCTCCTCAAGGAACTAGATCTGGAGAAG TCACGTGAGGAAAGCAAAAAGCAGGCTCTGGCTGCCAAGCGAGAAAAGCGCAAGGAAAAgcgcaagaagaagaaggaggagcaGAAGAGGAAGctcgaggaagaggaggggcaGAAAATTAAGGAGGATTCATTGGATATGCAGGAGCTGAAGGAAGAGTCTGCTGAAG AATCGGAGGTTCCTATTGAGCCTCCCAGtgcaaccaccaccaccaccattggGATATCTGCCACCTCAGCCACTTTCACTACAGCTTTTGGTAAGAAGAGAGCAAGTGTTGCCACAACCCCGAGTACCAACCGcaagaacaaaaagaacaagacAAAGGACTTGCCAAATGAACCTATAATATTACAGGATCCGCAG GTTGCCCTTGCACAGCACAAGGCTGACAAGAACAAAATCCACGGTGAGCCcagaggtggaggtgggggTGTGACAGGTGGCAACAGCGACTCTGACCCTCTGGACAGTACCGACTGTGCCAGCGAAAGTAGCAGCAGTGGTGGAAAGAGTCAGGAGCTCAACTACCTTCCTGACCTCACCTCGTCCGCTTCCTCGTCGTCATCTTCCTCGTCATCCTCCTCTGCCCCGTCCTCAGGGGCCACCCAAGCCCAGACTCTTTTGGTTTGCCCAGAAAAAAGACACTGTCCTCAGCCTCAAAACGAAGGCAAGATGGACAAGGTCACAGTCTCCATCTCAAAACCAACACAAAA AGCTCCAGACATGAATGAATCCACCTCAAACTCTTTGCCCTCCCCATTCAAGACCATGGCTCTTCCAGTTACTTCGCCCAACAGTAAGCTTAGCCTTACAAGCCCCAAGAGGGGCCAGAAGAGGGAAGAAGGTTGGAAGGAAGTTGTTAGGag atCTAAAAAGCTTTCTGTGCCAGCCTCAGTTGTGTCACGTATCATGGGCCGCGGGGGCTGCAACATCACAGCCATTCAAGATGTGACAGGAGCCCACATTGATGTAGACAAACAGAAGGACAAGAACGGTGAAAGGATGATCACCATAAG AGGAGGCACGGAGTCTACACGATATGCAGTCCAGTTAATCAATGCGCTAATTCAAGACCCAGCCAAAGAGCTTGAGGATCTGATCCCTCGCAATCACATTAGAGTACCAGGCTCCAAAGCATCCTCAGCTTCCTTTGGCAGCAGCACAGGGGGGGGCAGTGGTTCAAATTCGGGACCAAAGTCCCTCAGCTCACTGGTTGCCTCCACAGGCGTGTCATTCCAGCCCTCTTCATCCTCTTCATCGTCCTCTTCTCAGGCTGGAGGAAAGATGGGGAAAGGGCTGTCGTCAAATGTCAGACAGCCTTTTCCAGTATCGCTGCCCCTTGCCTACGCGCACCCTCAGCTGGCCCTACTGGCCGCTCAGACCATGCACCAGATCAGACACCCTCGGCTGCCCATGGCACAGTTTGGTGGCACTTTCTCGCCTGCCGCCACCACCTGGGGCCCCTTCCCTGTGCGACCAGTGAGTCCCGGCAGCACTAACAGCTCTCCCAAACATAATGGAGGTAATGCAGCCGGGCCGGCCAGACCTAGCTCTACTCCCAGTGAGCACAGCAACACTGCCAGCTCTGCAGTCTGCACCAACACCGCCACCACGAGTGCTTCCGGCTCATCCGCAGTGTCGTCCTCTCCTCACACCCCCAATGCCACGCCATACAATCCTCAGCCAAGCATCCCCACCCCctcctcagtcagaaaacaACTCTTCGCGCCCGATCCCAAATCTGCCGTCGTCACCTCTGTGTCTGTCGCCGCTACTGCTCCCAGCAGCAGCAATGCAGTACGAGGCACAGGGTCTCCCGCACACCACAATTCCTCTACGGCTCCAGTTAATACTTCTCAGCAGCAGGTCGGATGCATCTCGCAGGCCCACATCCAGCAAGTTAAAACAGAGCCCAGTGCTGTTATGACGCCTGGAAAAGAGAAACCCCCTCAACATGCTGAGAATCAGCCTGTTTCTGTCAGCGACCGCATCGCTTCGGCAGGCTTCACCGCGGCTACTATTGCTTTGCCTCCCAAACCAGAACCTCGGCAGCAGTTGCCTCCCCCATCCTCCTCTATTTCATCAACGCCTCCCCCAGCGCTCCTTAACACCCAGCCCAACTCCCACCTCACCTCAGTACCTCCTCCTGTCCTCTCACACAACGTTGCACACCCTAACAACACGTTGCCACACTTCTCAGCCCCCGCGCCCAGAGTCTCCCATCGTATGCAGCCATCGGGGCCTTACTATTCCCTTCCTGAGCAACAACAGATGCAGACACAACAACAGTCACAGTCTGTGTTCGTGCCCTTCAATCCTCAGCAAGAACCTGTTAAACAGACCCAAAACCAGGCATCCCAGTCTACAAGTTTGCCTCTGCAGGCTCAAAGCCAGGCCCAAGGCTCCCTTCATGTCTCTGCCAATCTTGGCCTGATGAATGGTTCCCAGATTCAGCATGTGGCCAACGCAGGCAAGCAAATGCCACCCAACTTCGGTCCTGCGGGCCTCTTCAATTTCAGCAGCATCTTTGATAATAATAACCAG GTGGGAAACAATCAGGTGTGGGGTGCCTGCCATCTTCCTGCTCGTTCGCCTCCAGAGCCGTCGTACTCTGCCCCACCGGCCTATGTGAATGTGGGCCAGATGGAGAGTATGATCCCTCCGCCTCCTCCAGATAACTCCAAGGCTCCCGGTTACCGCTCTGCCTCTCAGAGGATGGTCAACAGCCCCATCG CATTGACCAGCTATGCCACCAGTATCTCTGGGAGCCCCGTGTATCTGCATGGTCACACCGGGGTCGGCACGCCCTCATTCAGCAGGCAGCACTTTTCCCCTCACCCCTGGAGTGCATCCACATCCGGTAGGAGCCACAAAACGGCTTTAT GCGAGTCTCCAGTTCCTCCTCCATCGACAGCATCAACCTCCACCCTCACCACCTCGGCTGTGGCCCCTCCATCCCAGCCCAAGCAAGGCGCCTCCTCTCAGCAAGACCGGAAGGTTCCGCCACCCATCGGCACGGAAAGACTGGCAAGGATCCGACAGACTGGCTCAGTGAACCCCCCTCTCCTCACCACCAGCTACACGGCATCTGTGGGACAGGGCGGCATTTGGTCATTTGGTGTTGGAAGTGCTTCAG AGGGAATGTCTGGTTGGTCCCAGCCTCTGATGAGTAGCCACATGATGCATCCTCAGCTGCAGGCGGACCAGTCAGCCTTCTCTCAGCACCAGCCCATGGAGCAGGATGACACGGGCATCGCTAACCCCGCTAATAACTTCCACCAGCCTCAGCACATGCCCAGCACATACATGGACTTCCCAAAG GGAATGCCCATGTCAATGTATGGCGGAACCATGCTGCCCCCTCATCCACCAATGGCAGAGGGGCCCGGGGGACCCATGTACAATGGTTTGCATGCCAGCGACCCCGCGTGGAGCCCCATCATCAAAGTGGTCCCAAACAACGCAGACAACACTGACCCACAACAGCAG ATGTGGCCTGGTACCTGGGCGCCACACGTTGGCAACGTGCACCTGAATCATGTCAACTAG